A window of Haloarcula sp. DT43 genomic DNA:
GTCGAGCCGTGCGGTGCTCAGGACGGTGCCGTTCTCGATTCGCTGGGCGATGACGACCACTGTGTAGTCCTGGTCCTGTCCCTCGTGGTTGCCGATAGTGACCTGCACCGTCGCCGAACTGCCGAGCGGAACCTGTGATGGGTACTCCGACGCGACGAGTTCTCCGTCGTCGGACTCCGCCATCAGCGCGAACTCCGTGAACTGCTCGCCCCGCTCGGCCGACATGGCCGCGTACCCGATTCCGGTCCCGGAGACGAGAAGCCCGAGTACGAGCAGGACGTGCAGCGCCCCGACGCCGCCGGACGGCCGCAGGGACGCCCGGGACCGTGCGCTCGTCACCCACCGCAGGGGACTGAACCGCTCCGCCGGTGGGACCCGGAGCCGTCGGCCCGCCGCGGCCACGGTGAGGAGCACGGTCGTAGCACCGATAGAGAGCTGGAACAGGCTGGTTGTCGCCCCGTACGACAACAGGACTAACCCGAGCCCGACCAGCGGAACCAGACAGACGCTGACCCCGACGGAGAGAACGAGCCGCTCACCGGCCGAAATCCGTCCTCCTTGGTCCTCGAACAGCCCCGCTTCGGAGGCACGACGCGGGAACAGTAGCGACACCAGGGCGTAGCCCGGCGCGATGAGCACAGCCACCAGCCCCAGCACGGCCTGCACGGACAACTGTCCGACGTACCCCTGGGCAGCGGCGAGGTGCCAGAGGCCGAGCAAGCCCACCAGCAACAGGTCGACCGGGAGCGCGTCCGCCTCGATACCTACGTCTGCATCAGTTGCCATTACCGGTCCGTGAGCGCGGAGTAATAAAATAAGACAGTTACTACTGGGACGGGCAACCGGTGGCCCGGGCGTCCCGCTCTCGAAAGCCCGGACCGAGACCCCGCTTACTCCGTCGCCGTGACCGTCTCGCTGACGGCGAGTTTCGGAATCGCGTCGAGGATGTGGACGGCTGCGTCCCCGTCCCCGAACGGCGTCGTCCAGTTGCCCGTCTTGCCGCGCATTTGCGCCGCCGCCGATACGATGGCGCTTGGTTCCCGACCGGCGACGCAGTTCGCACCGACGAACGCCGTCTCGGGCCGCTCGGTCCCGTACCGGAGCGTCACACACGGCGTCCCGAGGATGCTCGTCTCTTCCTGGACGCCGCCGGAGTCGGTGAACACCACGTCCGCCGTGCTCTCCAGGCGGAGGAAATCGAAGAACCCCAGCGGCTCGACGAGCCGAACGCGGTCCGGGACCGCGATTCCGAACTCTTCGAGGCGGTCCTCCGCCCGGGGGTGTATCGGATAGATGACCTCCCGGTCCGCCTGAGCGCTCGCCCGCGAGACGCCGCTGAGAATCCGCTCGAACGCGTTGCGGTCGTCGACTGTCTCCGCCCGGTGAGCGGTCAGAAGGTCGAACTGCCCCTCTGTGACGCCGAGTTCGCTCAGAATCCGGCTTTCGCTCGCGGCCTTGTCGTCGTAGGTCTGGACCGCATCCACGACCGTGTTCCCGGTAACCGTGATTCGGTCCTCTGGAATCCCCTCGTCCCGGAGCAGCGCCGCCGTCTCCTCTGTCGGCGGGAAGAGGTGGTCAGAGATGTGGTCGATGACGACCCGGTTGGTCTCCTCGGGCATGTCGTCGTCGAAGCTCCGCAGTCCGGCCTCGACGTGGGCCACGTCGACGTCCATCTTGCTCCCCGCGAGTGCGCCCGCGAGCGTCGAGTTCGTATCGCCCTGGACGAACACGACCGCCGGTTCGACGGCCTGGAGTTCCGCCTCGACACCGGCGAGCATCGCCCCGGTCTGAGCCCCGTGGTCGTCGGAGCCGACTTCGAGGTTCGCGTCCGGCGGCGACAGCCCGAGCTGTCGAAAGAAGACCGCGTCCAGCGAGTCCGAGTAGTGCTGCCCGGTGTGGATTACGTGCGTGTCGATGCCGCGCCGGTGACACGCCTGGATTACCGGTGCGAGCTTGATTATCTCCGGAC
This region includes:
- a CDS encoding DUF1616 domain-containing protein, producing MATDADVGIEADALPVDLLLVGLLGLWHLAAAQGYVGQLSVQAVLGLVAVLIAPGYALVSLLFPRRASEAGLFEDQGGRISAGERLVLSVGVSVCLVPLVGLGLVLLSYGATTSLFQLSIGATTVLLTVAAAGRRLRVPPAERFSPLRWVTSARSRASLRPSGGVGALHVLLVLGLLVSGTGIGYAAMSAERGEQFTEFALMAESDDGELVASEYPSQVPLGSSATVQVTIGNHEGQDQDYTVVVIAQRIENGTVLSTARLDRFDARVAAGETRTRPHEMTPSLVGEDVRVSYLLYRGEAPAGANPRPENAYRRTHIWVDVTNG
- the wecB gene encoding non-hydrolyzing UDP-N-acetylglucosamine 2-epimerase → MTASTVGFVLGTRPEIIKLAPVIQACHRRGIDTHVIHTGQHYSDSLDAVFFRQLGLSPPDANLEVGSDDHGAQTGAMLAGVEAELQAVEPAVVFVQGDTNSTLAGALAGSKMDVDVAHVEAGLRSFDDDMPEETNRVVIDHISDHLFPPTEETAALLRDEGIPEDRITVTGNTVVDAVQTYDDKAASESRILSELGVTEGQFDLLTAHRAETVDDRNAFERILSGVSRASAQADREVIYPIHPRAEDRLEEFGIAVPDRVRLVEPLGFFDFLRLESTADVVFTDSGGVQEETSILGTPCVTLRYGTERPETAFVGANCVAGREPSAIVSAAAQMRGKTGNWTTPFGDGDAAVHILDAIPKLAVSETVTATE